A single genomic interval of Nomascus leucogenys isolate Asia chromosome 3, Asia_NLE_v1, whole genome shotgun sequence harbors:
- the CLDN20 gene encoding claudin-20, producing the protein MASAGLQLLAFILALSGVSGVLTATLLPNWKVNVDVGSNIITAIVQLHGLWMDCTWYSTGMFSCALKHSILSLPIHVQAARATMVLACVLSALGICASTVGMKCTRLGGDRETKSHASFAGGVCFMSAGISSLIPTVWYTKEIIANFLDLTVPESNKHEPGGAIYIGFISAMLLFISGMIFCTSCIKRNPEARLDPPTQQPISNTQLENNSTHNLKDYV; encoded by the coding sequence ATGGCCTCAGCAGGACTCCAGCTCCTTGCTTTCATCCTGGCCTTATCTGGGGTCTCTGGAGTACTCACAGCCACTCTGCTGCCCAACTGGAAGGTGAATGTGGATGTGGGCTCCAACATCATAACAGCCATTGTGCAGCTGCACGGGCTCTGGATGGACTGTACGTGGTACAGCACCGGGATGTTCAGCTGTGCCCTGAAACACTCCATTCTGTCCCTCCCCATCCACGTGCAGGCTGCGAGAGCCACCATGGTCCTGGCGTGTGTTCTGTCTGCTTTGGGGATCTGCGCTTCCACAGTAGGAATGAAATGTACTCGCTTAGGAGGGGACAGAGAAACCAAGAGCCATGCTTCCTTTGCTGGAGGAGTCTGTTTCATGTCTGCAGGAATCTCTAGTTTAATCCCGACAGTGTGGTACACAAAGGAGATCATAGCAAACTTTCTGGATCTGACAGTTCCAGAAAGCAACAAACATGAACCTGGAGGAGCTATCTACATCGGATTCATTTCCGCAATGCTGTTGTTTATCTCTGGCATGATCTTCTGCACCTCCTGTATAAAAAGGAATCCAGAAGCTAGGCTCGACCCACCCACGCAGCAGCCTATCTCTAACACACAGCTCGAGAACAATTCCACACACAATCTGAAGGATTATGTGTAA